One window from the genome of Nicotiana sylvestris chromosome 9, ASM39365v2, whole genome shotgun sequence encodes:
- the LOC104232836 gene encoding uncharacterized protein At4g13230-like: protein MASMALTPTLSKLQNARAIIGHTPLSSRVFLGAPTRPFQVGKRHLAMAIKEEARNAAGKGADAAKWAGQEAKNETDNAADEAMRKSKVMGDKVADAAQDMVGKAKETAQEAWGSVKDTTQKMKETVIGKAEESKEAIKDNVNRNMNTKN from the exons ATGGCAAGCATGGCTCTAACACCTACTCTTTCAAAGCTCCAAAATGCGAGAGCTATTATTGGTCATACCCCTTTGAGCTCTAGAGTTTTTCTTGGTGCACCAACTAGACCTTTCCAG GTAGGTAAACGCCACCTAGCGATGGCAATTAAAGAAGAGGCTCGTAACGCAGCTGGAAAAGGAGCTGATGCGGCCAAATGGGCTGGCCAAGAAGCCAAAAACGAGACTGATAATGCTGCTGATGAG GCTATGCGGAAGTCGAAGGTAATGGGAGATAAGGTGGCGGATGCAGCACAAGACATGGTTGGAAAAGCAAAAGAAACAGCCCAAGAGGCATGGGGATCTGTTAAGGACACCACACAGAAGATGAAAGAAACAGTGATTGGCAAGGCCGAAGAATCCAAAGAGGCTATCAAAGATAATGTCAACCGCAACATGAACACTAAGAATTGA